Proteins encoded within one genomic window of Geotalea daltonii FRC-32:
- the ppnP gene encoding pyrimidine/purine nucleoside phosphorylase — MSEFSNVTVVKEANIFFDGGVTSRTIIFSSGSKKTLGIMMPGEYVFNTAGAELMEILSGDLEVQIAGIDSWKPVKGGESFEVPASSSFRMKVKTVTDYCCSFLA, encoded by the coding sequence ATGTCAGAATTCAGTAATGTAACCGTTGTAAAAGAGGCAAATATATTCTTCGATGGCGGTGTAACAAGCCGCACCATCATCTTTTCTTCGGGCAGCAAAAAAACCCTGGGCATCATGATGCCGGGAGAATATGTATTCAATACAGCCGGCGCCGAGTTAATGGAAATTCTTTCAGGTGACCTGGAAGTGCAGATTGCGGGTATCGACTCGTGGAAGCCCGTAAAAGGCGGGGAATCCTTTGAAGTTCCTGCCAGCTCCAGTTTCAGGATGAAGGTAAAAACCGTTACCGATTATTGCTGTTCGTTTCTTGCCTGA
- a CDS encoding DUF4118 domain-containing protein — MTECIAKDDIQETEFPVSYGPIPFGERLMVCVSGSPFSDKLIRTTHHLAKGMNSPWMVVYIETTAGGRHLQENRERVWNNLRLAETLGAQIETVTAASVAEAIVDFAVSHKVTKIVVGKPKKPRWLEFLRPPLVDRIIYLSGYIDVYVVSIDQVETKRERNFFRKTPPWAGYATGVALVTAATLISKLVHNHIAPTNLVMIYLLVVVLAAVRLGRRAAILTATFSVLAFDFFIVPPHLTLAVSDSEYLITFLALFMVGVVISSLVATANERADAVRQREVQTSALYRLSRSLAAAVDVDSIVEAVVNNVGESLKAEVAVFLPDENRLKLHGVSHDSRWGDKEQIAAESAFYSTRTEEGEVMIPDGSNHLYLPLQTKGAVRGILGIKLNVEEEHQNQQVRRLLDAFAAQTAMALERAHLARQAEHAQILQAREKLERALLNSVSHDLRTPLVSITGALSTLRNEGCAPHEKGRLELVDAAWEEAERLNRFVGNLLDMTRVEAGELKLKKEPCDIQDLVGCALAPLDARLQDREVLIDLSDDLPLVQMDMVFMTQVLVNLLENGMKYSTPRTPLAIWAKTDDDLIILAVEDRGPGVPEKELVKIFDKFYRVPVPEGAGGTGLGLSICKGIVEAHGGTIRAENIEGGGLRVLVAIPLNKEA; from the coding sequence ATGACTGAATGCATCGCCAAAGATGATATACAGGAAACCGAATTTCCCGTCAGCTACGGGCCGATACCATTTGGGGAACGGCTCATGGTTTGCGTGAGCGGCAGCCCCTTCAGCGATAAGTTGATCCGCACCACGCACCACCTTGCCAAGGGCATGAATTCTCCCTGGATGGTCGTATATATTGAAACGACAGCAGGGGGCAGACACCTGCAGGAAAACAGGGAACGGGTCTGGAACAATCTCCGTCTGGCGGAAACCCTTGGTGCACAGATAGAGACCGTGACGGCAGCATCGGTGGCCGAGGCGATAGTCGACTTTGCCGTCAGCCACAAGGTCACCAAGATCGTAGTGGGAAAACCGAAAAAGCCGCGCTGGCTTGAATTCCTGCGCCCTCCCCTGGTGGATCGCATCATCTACTTAAGCGGCTACATTGACGTTTACGTGGTCAGCATCGACCAGGTGGAAACAAAACGGGAACGCAACTTCTTCAGGAAAACGCCTCCATGGGCAGGTTATGCGACAGGCGTTGCACTCGTTACGGCTGCTACACTCATCAGCAAGCTCGTTCACAATCACATCGCGCCGACCAACCTGGTAATGATCTACCTGCTCGTTGTGGTTCTCGCTGCCGTTCGCCTGGGGCGAAGAGCGGCCATCCTGACCGCTACTTTCAGCGTTCTGGCCTTTGATTTCTTCATCGTCCCCCCCCACCTGACCCTTGCCGTCTCCGACAGCGAATACCTCATCACATTCCTGGCGCTTTTCATGGTGGGAGTTGTCATCAGCTCGCTGGTGGCCACGGCCAACGAACGCGCCGATGCCGTGCGACAACGGGAGGTGCAGACTTCGGCACTCTACCGCCTTAGCCGGAGCTTGGCCGCTGCTGTCGATGTGGATTCAATCGTAGAAGCGGTCGTCAATAACGTAGGCGAATCGCTCAAGGCGGAGGTGGCGGTATTTCTACCCGATGAGAACCGGCTGAAGCTCCATGGGGTAAGTCACGATAGCAGGTGGGGTGACAAGGAACAGATAGCTGCAGAATCGGCCTTTTACAGTACCCGGACAGAAGAGGGAGAAGTCATGATTCCCGATGGATCCAACCACTTGTACCTGCCTCTCCAGACCAAGGGGGCGGTCCGGGGAATTCTTGGGATCAAGCTGAACGTGGAGGAGGAGCATCAAAATCAGCAAGTGCGCCGACTATTGGACGCTTTTGCCGCACAGACGGCAATGGCACTGGAGCGAGCACATCTGGCTCGACAGGCAGAGCATGCCCAGATACTCCAGGCAAGGGAGAAACTGGAGCGGGCCCTTCTCAATTCTGTCTCACACGATTTGCGCACTCCGCTGGTTTCCATTACCGGAGCTTTGAGCACACTCAGGAACGAAGGGTGCGCTCCCCATGAGAAGGGTCGGCTGGAGCTGGTGGATGCCGCTTGGGAGGAAGCGGAGCGGCTCAATCGTTTTGTCGGCAATTTGCTGGACATGACCCGGGTGGAGGCAGGCGAACTGAAACTGAAAAAAGAGCCCTGCGATATACAGGATCTGGTCGGATGTGCCTTGGCGCCTTTGGATGCACGTCTGCAAGACAGGGAGGTTCTTATTGACCTGTCCGATGACCTGCCACTGGTTCAAATGGATATGGTGTTCATGACCCAGGTCCTTGTCAATCTTCTGGAAAACGGCATGAAGTATTCAACTCCACGGACACCTCTGGCAATTTGGGCCAAAACGGATGACGATCTCATTATTCTTGCCGTTGAAGACCGGGGGCCAGGTGTTCCTGAGAAGGAGCTGGTAAAGATCTTCGATAAATTCTACCGAGTACCTGTTCCGGAAGGCGCGGGAGGAACGGGCCTGGGGCTCTCTATTTGCAAAGGCATCGTAGAAGCACACGGCGGAACAATCCGGGCAGAAAATATAGAAGGTGGCGGATTGAGAGTCCTTGTAGCCATTCCACTGAATAAGGAAGCTTGA
- the gluQRS gene encoding tRNA glutamyl-Q(34) synthetase GluQRS translates to MDSAGSNSDSVVGRFAPSPTGPLHLGSLVAALGSYLFARHAGGRWLLRMEDIDLPRVVPGIADDMLATLEILGFQWDGEVLYQSKRTEIYDAALQDLIKKGVAYLCGCTRSEIANISSAPAPGSDDIVYPGLCREGIAPGKVERAYRVKVYDEVLSFIDGVMGRYSQVLTASCGDFVIRRADGPFAYHLAVVVDDAATGINQVVRGSDLLSSTPRQIYLQRLLGYSTPSYAHLPLVTGPDGAKLSKRDNAVSLAANVDLRKDGGALLLAALCFLGQAPPLFLNGAPQQEILHWAVLNFKPENIPRISSPFAPA, encoded by the coding sequence ATGGACTCAGCCGGATCAAACTCTGATTCTGTTGTCGGGCGTTTTGCACCATCGCCCACGGGGCCGTTGCACCTGGGTTCTCTTGTTGCCGCATTGGGAAGCTACCTCTTTGCCAGGCACGCCGGAGGCCGATGGCTGCTGCGTATGGAAGATATCGATCTGCCGCGTGTCGTACCGGGCATTGCAGATGATATGCTGGCTACGCTGGAAATTCTCGGTTTTCAGTGGGATGGAGAAGTGCTTTACCAGAGCAAAAGGACGGAGATTTACGATGCTGCGCTGCAAGATTTGATCAAAAAAGGGGTTGCCTACCTGTGTGGCTGCACAAGATCGGAAATTGCCAATATTTCGTCAGCCCCTGCTCCAGGTTCCGATGACATTGTCTATCCCGGCCTCTGCCGAGAAGGAATAGCACCCGGCAAGGTGGAGCGTGCTTACCGGGTGAAGGTCTATGATGAGGTGCTTTCTTTTATAGACGGGGTCATGGGACGTTACAGCCAGGTGTTGACCGCTTCTTGCGGCGATTTTGTCATTCGGCGTGCCGATGGACCTTTCGCCTATCACCTGGCTGTTGTTGTGGACGATGCGGCAACTGGCATCAATCAAGTAGTGCGTGGCTCGGATCTTTTGAGTTCCACACCGAGACAGATCTATCTCCAACGGCTTCTTGGTTACTCGACCCCATCATACGCCCATCTGCCGCTTGTAACCGGCCCGGACGGAGCGAAGCTGAGCAAGCGGGACAATGCCGTTTCCCTTGCCGCAAATGTCGATCTGCGTAAAGATGGTGGAGCTCTCCTCCTGGCGGCACTTTGCTTTCTTGGCCAGGCACCACCATTGTTTTTAAATGGAGCGCCACAACAGGAAATTCTCCATTGGGCGGTATTGAATTTCAAACCCGAGAATATCCCCCGCATTTCTTCTCCTTTTGCACCAGCATGA
- a CDS encoding response regulator, which produces MTNQKNGLPRILIVDDEPAIQRFLQTALDTGEFSLHKADDGHSALAAAVATRPDIILLDLGLPDMDGVEVIRRVREWSQVPIIVLSVREREDDKVKALDAGADDYVTKPFGIPELLARMRVALRRSLQEVVEPVFRSGGLEVDLHLRKVKVQEEDVQVTPTEYDLLRLLVTHAGRVLTHAHLLKQIWGVGYVEQPHVLRVNISNLRHKIEKDPSRPRYIITEPGVGYRLKIQ; this is translated from the coding sequence ATGACGAACCAGAAAAACGGCTTGCCGCGAATACTTATTGTTGACGATGAACCTGCAATCCAGCGATTTCTTCAGACCGCGCTCGATACGGGTGAATTCAGCCTCCACAAAGCTGACGACGGCCACTCGGCACTGGCTGCGGCAGTGGCGACGCGGCCTGACATTATCCTTCTCGACCTGGGGCTTCCGGATATGGACGGGGTCGAGGTGATCCGGCGGGTGAGGGAATGGTCTCAGGTACCTATTATCGTATTGTCGGTGCGGGAGCGGGAAGATGACAAGGTAAAGGCGCTGGATGCAGGGGCGGATGATTATGTGACCAAACCCTTCGGTATCCCTGAACTCCTGGCACGCATGCGTGTAGCTCTGCGGCGTTCTTTGCAGGAGGTGGTGGAACCGGTATTCAGGAGCGGCGGCCTGGAAGTGGATTTACATCTACGGAAGGTGAAGGTGCAGGAAGAGGATGTACAGGTAACTCCGACGGAATATGATCTCCTGCGTCTGCTGGTCACACACGCGGGCAGAGTTCTTACCCATGCCCACCTCCTGAAACAGATCTGGGGCGTAGGTTATGTGGAACAGCCGCATGTCCTGCGCGTAAACATAAGCAATCTGAGGCATAAGATAGAGAAGGACCCCTCACGCCCACGGTATATCATCACAGAACCGGGTGTCGGCTACCGGTTGAAGATTCAATGA
- a CDS encoding STT3 domain-containing protein, which produces MKMFNEFNAQRRRIFSGTFTGTDIVFTFIVFLVALVARILPWHHVFFSGKVYLFDPDCYIRLRKILIYIHSFPQTHVYDYFQGFPKGTGVISSPAMEYLIAVFSYPFHNFSGFITQLGRAVALAPSLIGAVTAVVMYFFVKGWWGRAAALCSGLVLALHPKHVEATILGRFDNEMIEPLLLMVTFWLYIVSCNNRKNLRYWSGLGVLSAVYLMAWRGALFPLSIIGVDLVLQVFLHRGDVDRLKDLGKGAGLMYLTAAAILGLICITDMWGTGGMFSWNIVSWFHVALFVCAGVPFFLLYQCAGSNKLDRQKIIKYVCVAAVFFGLMLVLFGTHIGEGLKVIGGGNAWIDSISQYQRSSHISKWLKSFGILSLLAPFALFLLPSTSFNGMKWKRFLILWTLVMVVSTIGRNRYAEYLTLNVSILAGMIIYYCHSIGDSRRAVMRSSGAVAVLLCLQIPTFAYFSNLYRTGGVFNIKGDIEDTMLWLRDNTPSPGDPYRPSTKPAYGVMARWDYGGWVESIALRPSIATNYGTETYGMEEVARFLLTKDEDELHKVLERNRVRYIIIDKILGDLPMYAKLIGNNSQFFVERWNPQVKKTEYLPAPETFSLISSRLFFADGSLAEAAGIQFQPVEGVRLVYESDSPASVGGFPWEIKRLKIFEKVEGARVNVRGVPGAMVNLSQPIETNQGRVFVYNNEKYFDRHGMATFRLLYPRKNDPGTTGAIEPPQIASNGRKQVIQVLDTDISTGRTLEATLAQ; this is translated from the coding sequence ATGAAAATGTTTAATGAATTTAATGCACAGAGAAGACGGATTTTCTCAGGTACCTTTACTGGTACCGACATTGTCTTTACCTTCATTGTATTCTTGGTGGCATTGGTTGCCAGAATACTCCCCTGGCACCATGTGTTTTTTTCGGGGAAGGTTTACCTCTTCGACCCGGATTGTTATATCCGCTTGAGAAAAATCCTCATTTATATTCATTCCTTTCCTCAAACTCATGTTTACGACTATTTTCAGGGATTTCCCAAAGGGACAGGTGTCATTTCCTCCCCGGCCATGGAGTATCTCATTGCTGTTTTCAGCTATCCCTTTCACAACTTTTCCGGTTTCATTACTCAGCTGGGGAGAGCCGTTGCCCTGGCTCCTTCCCTTATCGGTGCCGTAACTGCCGTTGTAATGTACTTTTTCGTTAAAGGTTGGTGGGGTAGGGCAGCCGCTTTATGTTCCGGCTTGGTCCTGGCTCTTCATCCCAAACATGTTGAAGCAACCATTCTGGGTCGTTTCGACAACGAAATGATTGAACCTTTACTTCTGATGGTGACGTTCTGGCTCTACATCGTCTCCTGCAACAACCGGAAAAACCTTCGTTACTGGTCAGGCTTGGGTGTCTTGAGCGCAGTTTATCTGATGGCTTGGCGTGGTGCTCTCTTTCCCTTGTCTATCATAGGTGTGGATCTGGTCCTGCAGGTATTTCTTCACCGCGGTGATGTGGACAGGCTAAAGGATTTGGGGAAGGGTGCCGGATTGATGTATTTAACAGCGGCAGCCATCCTGGGTTTGATCTGCATTACTGATATGTGGGGAACAGGGGGAATGTTCAGCTGGAATATTGTTTCCTGGTTCCATGTGGCGCTTTTTGTCTGTGCCGGAGTCCCGTTCTTTCTGCTTTACCAATGTGCGGGGAGCAACAAGCTGGACAGGCAAAAGATTATAAAATACGTATGTGTCGCAGCGGTTTTCTTTGGATTGATGCTTGTTTTATTCGGTACACACATCGGTGAAGGACTGAAAGTGATAGGTGGCGGCAATGCATGGATTGACAGCATCTCCCAATACCAGCGCTCAAGCCACATCTCAAAATGGTTAAAATCTTTCGGTATTCTTTCCCTTCTGGCTCCGTTTGCCCTTTTCCTTTTGCCGAGCACCTCTTTCAATGGGATGAAGTGGAAACGCTTCTTGATCCTTTGGACGCTGGTTATGGTGGTCTCAACTATCGGCCGGAACAGGTATGCTGAATATCTGACTTTAAATGTCTCCATATTGGCCGGCATGATCATCTACTATTGCCACTCCATCGGAGACAGCCGACGTGCCGTCATGAGAAGTTCCGGTGCTGTGGCAGTTCTGCTCTGTCTGCAGATTCCTACCTTCGCATATTTCAGCAACCTGTATAGAACCGGCGGTGTCTTCAATATAAAAGGGGATATTGAAGATACCATGCTCTGGCTGAGAGACAATACGCCTTCACCTGGCGATCCTTACCGTCCGTCTACAAAGCCGGCTTACGGTGTAATGGCTCGCTGGGATTATGGGGGGTGGGTGGAATCCATTGCCCTACGTCCTTCCATTGCAACCAATTACGGCACGGAAACCTATGGCATGGAGGAAGTGGCCAGATTCCTTTTGACTAAGGATGAAGATGAGCTGCACAAGGTTCTGGAACGAAACAGGGTTCGATATATCATTATTGATAAAATTCTTGGTGATCTTCCCATGTATGCGAAGCTGATCGGTAACAATTCGCAATTCTTTGTGGAAAGGTGGAATCCCCAGGTTAAAAAGACAGAGTATCTACCGGCACCTGAAACATTTTCCCTGATTTCTTCTCGTCTTTTCTTTGCTGACGGGAGCCTTGCCGAGGCAGCCGGCATACAATTCCAGCCGGTCGAAGGGGTCAGGCTGGTTTACGAATCCGATTCACCAGCATCGGTTGGCGGCTTCCCCTGGGAAATCAAGCGCCTGAAGATATTTGAAAAGGTAGAAGGTGCCAGAGTCAACGTAAGAGGGGTTCCTGGCGCAATGGTAAACCTTTCGCAACCCATTGAGACCAATCAGGGACGTGTCTTTGTCTATAATAACGAAAAATATTTTGACCGACACGGCATGGCCACATTCAGGCTGTTATATCCCCGAAAGAACGACCCCGGTACAACCGGGGCCATAGAGCCGCCCCAGATTGCCAGCAACGGCAGGAAGCAGGTCATTCAGGTCCTGGATACGGACATATCCACCGGCCGCACCCTTGAAGCCACTCTGGCACAGTAG